The region atgtgCTTTACagtataagtactaataaaccacagtatgctagtaatatgcatgctagttaatagtgagaattgtacCTTAAAAATTGTTACCATAAATAAATAGCGTTGgtagtaaatgtaaaaacatttggcaaagaaatctaaattataacttcAATGTAAAGAATTTGCAAGAAAAAAttgcaaacaaatgttttttttgcgGGGAAAGACAAAGACAGCAGTGAAATCTGTTTGTGAGAATCACTCAAGACAGGGatttcatataaaacaaatatatcacTTTGGTGTATTTGTTTCTATATACAAGTGTTGCTTATTCTATATGTTGTAACATTGGGTTGTTTTAGTGATATAATGTCTGATAACAAGATCTACGGTGCGTCAATGTGTCAGCTGATGCAGCTGTTGTCAACAAAGGACTCTTTTAGAATGGACTGCTGACAGACATGCTAATGAGAAAACCCCATATAAATGAACCTTATATGTATATGTCCCAGAGTCAATCACTGTTCAGATTCACACACTCATATCAGCTCCGAAAGACTCCGATGGATCCTATACCTTTGTGTCACTGTGCAGTTCATGACATCAGTTTTACAGCAGCACAAATCACCTCAAACAGAAAAGCATGAGGTTGATGTAACACCTATGtacaaaaaattatatcaacATATGCAAATACAAGCACAAATATGAAAATTGTTAACTCTTCTTGAAGTTTAAGGAATGCATCTGCAACTTTCACGCAGAGAAATAGTTTTGCATCATCCCAAGCACTTGAGAATGACTGATGACCACAAGCTCACACCAATGAGGGCCCCAGAGATAATTACTACTATAAATATACGAAGTGCTTTAGAAGTTTCCATATCAGCAATGTTGGGCATATAGAAAACACATTTAATCAGTGTATGAAAGCATTAAGTCTCAATTACACTAGAGGTTCACGGTTTCAGATGGAAGTGAAAAATAATTTCATTCCCATTGTGAATCTGCAAATATTTACCATTATTGGACAGTAAATGTGAGCTTATATACAGAATTTCAACAGTTTTGAACTGGAACACCTTGAAAAGCCTTCATAGAATTTATCTCGACTCTTCACCTTACTTCAAAAGTGATAAACCAAGATGGGGTTCCAGTTTGGGGAGGATGCTATAAGACTctacagcagcaaaaaaaaaaaaaaaaaaaaaaaacgaactaaGCCTATGTAGGCAACAAAAGGCAGCCAGGAAACAAAACTTGCCAAACTTTTTTTACCTGGAGATTTTATTATGCTCCTACGAAGcacttaataaaaatgacactaaattAGCACAATACTAAGTGGAAGGTAATAGAACTTGAGCACCAATTAATAAAGTCtaccatatatatacacacataaaggCACTATTTGCAGTGGACAGACGTACGTTCCTATAAAATAAGAGACAAATGTATAACTATTCCTGGTCTTCACCATGCCCAAAAGCAAAAGAAGAGCAGCAAGTAGATTCgttctttttattatcatcatttaaaacaaaaataaagcacttCAGTATCGGCTCTTTAAAAAGGAGCaaaagtatttatattaaaaaaaaaaaaaaactcatgtaaACAATCTAGAAATTAGTGAGGTTAAAACTCCTGAGTCCAAAGAGTTTAAGTGTCCATTAAGGCACGCTGATTGGGTCCCTAAAAATCAGCATCCAGTCTGAAAGTGTTATCTGTGGATCCAGACATGACTCCCATCCGCTGGTACTCGCCAACTCTCTTCTCAAAGAAGTTGGTCTTGCCCTCCAAGGAAATGTTCTCCATGAAGTCAAAAGGATTTTCCACTTTATAAACCTAGAAAAGcagtaacagttaaaaaaaaaaaaaaaaattatatataataaattttaaaagGCACATAAGGCTGCTGATCCAAGGTCAATCACAAAGAATATGCGGTCATAAGCAGAGATTTAAagcttaattaataaaaataaattatgccaaaTAAACCTACCTTGTCAAATCCCAGCTCAAGCAGAAGTCTGTCAGCCACAAATTCAATGTATTGCTTCATCAGGTCACAATTCATACCAATAAGCTTTACTGGCAGAGCATCAGTCAGGAATTCCTAAGTCGTTAAAGAAACAAGATTTGTATTCTTGCCAAAACAGTGCATTTAATTGAAGATACAGTACAGCttgggcaaaaaaataaaataaaattaaaaaaaattaaaaaaaataaatttataaacctGTTGAAACCCTGAAATAGAAGTAGCCAAAGCACACAAACCTGTTCAATTGCAACTGCATTCACAATGATTTTCTTTACAGTTTCTTCTGAAGGTTTGTTGACCAAGTGCTTGAACATGAGGCAGGCAAAGTCACAATGAAGACCCTGTATGTATGAGAATAAACATTAAGACCACATCTTCAGCTTTCACACTACACTTCGAAAAGCATCCATACCCATGTTAGGGAGAGTCAAATTGGTTACCTCATCTCTGCTGATAAGTTCATTGGAGAAGGTGAGTCCAGGCATGAGTCCTCTCTTCTTTAGCCAGAAAATAGAAGCAAAAGACCCAGAAAAGAAGATTCCTTCCACAGCAGCAAAAGCCACCACTCTCTCCCCTGAAAACAAAAAGACTCCAATTAGCtcaagctatttaaaataaccaaTACTGGTATATTAAATACAACATACCATATTGTGCATTTTTGTCACCAATCCAGTTGAGCGCCCAGTCAGCCTTCTTCTTAACACAAGGCATTGTCTCAATGGCATTGAAAAGAAAATCTCTACaagacaaataaaaacacattagtcAGCTAAATGAAAGTTCAGTTCGATAATTAGAGGAGCATGTTAATGGAGCTCAGTTAAGGCGATAGTTTCGTGCTGACGCCCTACAACCAGCTGACCACATGTCCACTGATCTTGAGCAGTCACCACTCAGCTCCCATTATCAGCTGAGGTCCGTACCCCTGCGCCACTCATCATTGCCCCAAATACCTCCAACATAATGCCCGATAGCTCACCTCTCTTTGGGATCTTTGATGTAGGTGTCAATCAACAGACTGTACATTTCAGAGTGTATGTTTTCCATGGCAATCTGGAAACCGTAGAAGCAACGTGCTTCAGTCACTTGGACCTCCTGAGTAAATCGCTCCACCTAGAGAATCACAGAAGACAAGCAGAATTACAAGAGAGTTACCCTTTACAAACATGTGCACAGGTTTGCCTCTGAACTCACCAAGTTCTCATTGACAATGCCATCACTTGCAGCAAAGAAAGCCAAGACATGAGAGATGAAATATCTCTCCTCGTCTTTCAGGGAATCCCAGTGCTGAAGATCTTTGGACAGGTCAACCTtggagaaaataaaatgcaaacctTTCAAAATACTGCACTCTAAAAGTCAAAGCAAGTGTGACAGCAGCATTTAGGTCGTGTTTGATGCAATATTTAAGAATGATAATGCGACAAACTTGAATTTGATCTACGGCATCAAATACATTGAACCTTACCTCCTCTGCAGTCCAGAAGGAGGCCTCTGCCTTCTTGTACATCTGCCAGATGTCATGGTACTGAATTGGAAAAATGACAAAGCGATGGGGGTTGTCCTTCAGAAGGGGCTCCTCCTCCACAGCTCCTTTGCTAGCTTTTGTCTGATcctgaagttaaaaaaaaaaggtaaaaacttTAGATTTGACAAACTAAAGTTTAAGTAAACATTTAACAGCAAGTGtgaaatggagagaaaaaaaaaaaaaaaaaaaaaaggcatcctATTACCAATAAGGTAAAAACTATgcacaaaatgtttaaatgactCGCCACTGTCATATGGCTCACATTTAAAAGACCTGAAAACCAAAATATCTTATGCCTTTTACTTTAGGTCAACAACGCGGCATTAAGCACTTAAATGTTTGCCATTTTGATCAATATGCCCAAATCTTAACCTTTCATATTACTGAACCTAAAACCCAGAAATAGACACGTAGCTTTGTGTGGGTCCATAAGAGGGCGATTGCGTTTCATTTTTCTCTCAAAGTAATGCAACTACTTCCGGTCTAGTTTACCGGTATAACAAAAGTGCTCCTCCGTTTAACCtaacaaaaaaaaagcttaagaAAACACGGTCATATAAACATGGTTTAACAAACAATTGTCATACAGAATGAGTTGTCGTATTTAAAACAAGCTTTCACGTCAGTTCTGCGTAGTTAACACATTACATCAGCTCGAGATACTGATCCGACTAAACATTACCCAATAAGATCAAAAACAAAACGGTctcaaaacaaaataattgtaaGTGACCATGTGTCATGGCATCCAGTAGGTTTAAATTTGCTTAAGAGTTATTTGTTCTTATTAAAGGTAAGGACAAGTTTAGATTGATCAGTCCAACTTGGCGCGCTCTGAATCCGCCAAAATTAATCTACCACTTCAAAGACATCACTCGAGAAATCACTAACATTAGTCTTAAACTGTATAGATTGCATGCCTTAAAGTTGTAAATCTTGGAAAACGTGCAGGAATGTAGTTAAAGTGAGCGTACCTCTGAATCGACAAAGATTTTGCGCGCCGTTTTGGAGGCCAGGATTCTGGTGGAGCTCAGACTGGGTGGCTGAGGACAAAACAAATTACCCATTTAGGATATACAGCATGATTATGATTAAAGGTTTAACATTTGGCTTTTTAGTTGAGCAAATGTAAGGTTTctatcaaaatgtatatttatcaaGATGCCTAAAATGTAAAGCATCTTACTACACGCTTTACTAGCAGTAGCACGTTCTAAATATAACGTTACgttaacttaaataataataaataaataacttaccgTGTTTTCTTTGTCCACCAAGGACATGTTAGTCAATTTTGCAGAAACCAAGTTTTCATTCTTGGCTTTCAGTGGAGAGCGAGTTGACGACATTGCAAAGCTTAGGGTTTTAGATAAAACAGAAGATAAggataattaaaaaaactaaaacaaagtaagttacaaataaataagattaaaagTAGAAGATTGAAGATCCACAGTCCAGCTGAAGGAAAGAAAACGAAGTATGAATGCCGGGTGTTCTTTTTATATTCGATTCTTGGCGCTCAATGTCAGCCAATAGAAAAAGGGCAAACTTTACTGCTTTGTTTGGtccttttaattttttcattagaTGGACCAATCAGAATTCTCCAAGACCTCACGTGAGAGCTGCGCCTAGCGGGAAATTCAAACGCGTTGGGGGATGCGAAGTGTTACAAAACCGAACGTTCAATTACACAAACAGGTTTAAAAAGGCGCCAATATGGAACAAAagctatatattattattattattacaaatatttaatttacaatattcTAAAGTGTATAAAGCCCACACAAGAAACCCTTACATATACAGATATTATTTGTAATACAAGCCtagtaataatatttctgtttacaCTTTACATTAATAAGTTGGCATCATTTTTAATTCCCTTTGAACAGAATAAGGTTAATGAAAATTACATGTAGTGCCAATTAAACCACTCCAGTCGAGACCGACTCCTGCGGTTATCAGTCACATAACGTTACAGATGCCACATACCTCAGAACACAATAAACATTAAGACCCTGCTGTATGAGGAAAaactcattttcaaaaatatatgtttttctcCTTTTACAACGTCGCAGCCAGAAATTCAAGCCAAACAAACCCTCCCGAAATGAAGCAATGGTTTGGCGCCAGATTTGCGTAAACAATCATAACAAAAACATAACCCGTACTATCATCCAGAAAAAcggaaatattaatttttaatggtGAACACAAAACTGCAGGTGATCTTTGAATTTACTACATTCATAAAGGCATCCTATTGGTGTGGCAGAAAAGtattataagtaatatttttatattcttcttctttctctCGTCCACAAACACAAAGATCATTTTGGGCATCGTTAACTAATATAAAACGCTAACGTAGTAGAGGTGTTTAAAAAGAGAAATTCTAAGCATAACGTATTTTATTGGTGATTAAACTTTACACCACAACAAACTATCAGCTGCTACCTTAAGCCAGTTGCTCACAACAACCCAACCAAAACACATATCCTACGAGCTTTGAGATTCATTTCAAAATCTACTATGAAAACAATAACCCAAATTGTGTCAAAAACGtattttgcaaaaacattgaaatCCGTTTTTAGTttcataacaaaaacattttcaggaCGCGGGAGTcgacaaagaacaataaaaacgCCCAAGAGGTCACTACCTGGGATAAATACAGCATGATTTTGAAATACTGCCCCTAGTGGCAGGATGACAATAATCACATAAACGCGAAATGTTGAGAAGCTGCATACATCTCttcttcataatattttattttgctctcagattacattatttgattaattattaatttaatagttttttctatgtttttttttggctgaatGATTATACAGAACAAAATATTCCAAactaaaataaagatattaattTTTTGAGCTACTATGAAACAACCAGATGCGATAGTACGCTCAACCCCTTGGTGGAAATCAGtgtcaataaaacaaaactgcatACGTTGCTAACGAAACCAGCAGGGGACGCACCTAACCTTTAATAAAATATGCCGTTTGCGAGAGATTTAAAATGAATCGTCTACATTTGCGAAAAGTTGTTAAAAGGTTATCATCCTCATATATGACAAACAACTACTGGTCAAATGCGAAAATGGCATAAAACTGGTTTTCCACAAGATAAAAAAGACAGTTCACGTGGCTGCCATCGAGTTTACCCATTTTTCTTACATCTAACGGTTTAGATAATCATCATTAAAATAGAACAACTGTATTTTACATCAACTTTCAGTGCAGAAATGATGTATTTTGATtttctttgtgtttcttttttcgtTGGGAAATATCGGTCAGTAAGGCAAATGGGCGGAGACCAAGGCTTGTCAGTCAAGCTACTTGCCATATTTATAACTCGTCGTCCTCTGTGATTGGTCGCGCCCCCAACCGTTCCACAATGGAGCAATGTGATTGGACGAGGTTTGTTACTGGGTGCTGTGGGGTGACAGGGTTGAGAATTGATGTTGAGCTGGTGTTGTGTAACTGTGTCGTCACACCACTTCATGGCTATGTAATGATTCTTTGTTTTCCTTTTCGACGTTTTTACACGTTGTATAACGCTTTTCAGCCTGTTATGTTTTCTGTTGTGTAATTTCTGagttaaatgcttttattaagtgttatttttattttaagtccaGCCAGTATGTAATGGCtttaaatacttaataaaaaataaaagactgaggtctcaaactaaaaaaaaaaaaactaaaaaaaaaaaacattgaggtaacaataaaacaaatctatattCTTACTAcaaagtttattattaataatatggaATACTGCAGGTAGTATCGCATACAGAAATACTGTCCAATTAACAGAAGTAAAATCaataacatttattcatacaccAACACTAAATGCAAATTTGAAATACACATTACATTCATATAGATAGTGATATCATAATACAACTATACAACAGTAAATAGTAAGTAACAGATGAACTGATGTAAAGACTTTGGCAAAGGGAGTAAATATACATAGGGAGACATAACTTATATAAAAGTAAACAAGAATTCCTTATAAACAaccatgattaaataaaaatcccAGTGGCaatgtcattttgttttaatatacatGGATGTGTAGCAGCCTTGGTTTCTTGTATTTCCCCTGTTAAAATGGTCAGTTGGATATTGTCCTGAGGTGAGTGGTCCAAGTCTCGACCTAGTTTGATGCAGGTAGAAGCACACTAAGTGGTATGGAAGGATGGTGCTTGGGAAGTGGCCATTTTGTTAAATGTCTAGAACTTCGTTAGGCCAAGCTGTGGACCTCTTGGTTGTCATATGACGTCTTGCATGCTTGGTCAGGTGGTCGCTTCGCATGAACCGGCGCTCACAAACAGGACAGACAAATTTCTTTTCACCCGTGTGTGTCCGACGATGCCTGGAGAGTTCATCTGAACGGGCAAATTTTTTGTCACACCCTTCCCAATGGCACTGAAAGGCTTCTCACCTGAGATACAGAGAAAGATGATCAAGAAACATGTTTTATGGATGCAACTACtagaacaaaaacatattatCTGCCAGATAGATACAAACCTGTATGGGTCTCAAATGAGCCTTCAAGTGGGAACTTTTGAAGTAAGTCTTCTTGCATCCTTGGAAGTTGCAGACATAGTTCCGCCTGCGCGAGAAGTCCGATTGTGTCACTCCACTGCTCTGACCTGAGGGCACATAGACTGGAGCGGGTGCCAAGGGCAGGAGCTTTGTGTTTCCCAAGTGTAACAATGCTCTGTTGGGCAGGTGGAGGATTGGGATACCTGAGACTGCGGAACGACAAACATCACAGTGCCCTGAGCCACAGGTGAGCCCACCAGAAGAGGTTGAGAATGTGGAAGAATGGGCTTCGATCCCAAGGCCTGCATCTGAACTGGAGTCTGAACAAATGCGGAGATGATTCCAGTCTGCCCGTTAACAGGAAACACCTGACAGAGCACTGGTGGGCTGGATATGGGCGTCTGGGGAATGGCTGGCTGTGATGTTGGGATAGCAGTGCCCGTGGAGTGAGGAGAAGGGAAGTTCTTTCcaatttcttcagtgtcacatgggcTACTGCAACTTTGCAGTTCTGCTGTGAGGTTGGCAATTGGCTCTGTGTGCTGTAGAGGGATTTCTGAGGACCATGGCTTCTCCTGCCCTGTGGTCAAGATGGAATGTTGTGGTCCACTGATCTGTCAGCAGTGTGCCGTATGACGCTGGTGGCTCTGCGGAGTGAGGGCTGTTCTGCTGGTAGAGATGGGTTGAGCAGGACTGTGGTGCTGGGATGCAAGTTGATGTGACATGCAGCCCTGTTGGTCAAGGCTGAGCATAGTCTGGGATGTGGTTTTGAGACCTGAGCAGGCCACTGAGGTACTCAGAACCGTTGTGCCTGAAGTTTCCGCAAAGCTTTGGGCTATGGGGAGGTGTCATGCACTGTTGGAGAGAAGATATTTGCATTGAGCATTGAGAATCGTCTTTAAGGCTGGAGAATACTACACAACTAGTACCCAGATTTTTGGCCCAATTTAAGTCCGGACGAATTGATGCTATTCAGCAAAGGCCAATCAGATTTGGACCAATTTCACAGCATATCAAATAATGTGTGATGGGCACAAACTAAGACTAAAAAGTCCATCCAGTTAAAGAATATCAAACATATTTTTGAGccaattttaaaacaacattgttttcatttgatAATGCATCTCCTAGTTTCTGTGTAAGGTCCTGTTGTGTTTGTAATGACTTGATAGTCTGGTAGTATATGATGTCCAGTTTTTATCTGCTACATTTTCAAAGTTGCCAGGTGTCTGGTGcctaatgttttaaaattgatcttaaaagtcatgtagtgtattcctGCATTTAACAACACTACACTTTCTCTTTCAAAATTATTTAGGCCAAAACAGCTTTCTCTTCTGCAGCATCCCCAAACcttttttagaaatattatttataatgctCACTAAGAACTAGAACAcagaccatttatttatttaattttttaaagagtCACTCACCAGTGATGAGAGGGAGACTAGGTCTTTAGGGGACTCATTGATTTCTAATTGCAATGGGAGAGAATCACAGGAGTCCTGAGGTGGGCGTCAGTGGGCGAGGCTTGGGCGTCCTCCTGGATCCAGGAGCTCATGCACACCAAAGCCTCTGCAGCCTCCAGGTCGTTGTATTCCAGAGTGGAGGAGCAAGACTTCTCACTGTCATGCCTGTTTCTCTCCATCATCACTTCACAGATGTCCACCAAGACTGGACTACAGATTGGAAAAAAAgtacattaattcattttaatgccAGATTGGGCAGGTTACTGAACTGCAATAACACTGAAGTTGAAATTGACAATACCATTATAATGAAATGTGCTCAATGTGATTGCATGATACACATAAAAGTGGCGATGTTTGTCATGCATCTGCTGTAAATAGCTTTTGCCATTCATAAGCAAAAAAAATGGTCCCCAGAGCTCATCGACTACACCCACCCTGAGCCTGCACACGCGTTAACTGTGAGCTGCTGGGAACCTCCATTGCCAAATATAGATTTAAGAGTGACGTGCACCCAACCAAAGCGCCATGTGAGTATGCTATACGAAAAAGTATCATCCTAGTGTGGTTAACCATATCAAACATATTGCATTAAGGTTACTCTTACTCTTGTCGGCATAAAGGAGCCCTTGTGATACACAAAGCGTGATAGAAACAATGCATAACGTGTTTAtaataacacaaacaaacaattgcattcttaaaataaactgacaattgaatacaaaaatgaaataggAGAAAAATGATCAAACTCGACTATGTTCAGGGTTCAATAAGGTCGCTAGAGAATAAAAACAGTTTGAACGTAAAGTAGCACTGCAGCTTAATGCAGGGAGGGAAATGCACAACAATGATTGCGGCAAACTGTTCGCCCATGCCTTAATTTAATTAAAGCAATGGAACACAAAGAATGTTGCTCGTTGCAAGTGTCAAGAAGATCAGATATGTTGTGTGTAAACAGAAATTATAAGCTTTGCTCTGTTCTAAGTCAATTGTTCTACGTCAATGAgcgttaaattattttacatgggTCGCAACTTAAAGCAAAAGCGGATGTCATTAGTCGGTCAATGCGCAAAAACTTAAAAGTAGCAATAAAACCACATCAGCAATATAATCAACTCACCCGGCCAGAGTCAGAAGCAAAATTCAGCATGTGTGTACTTCTATGAAAACCAACGGGAAGACAGCTGTGATACGAAGACTCTGCACATAAGTCTAACCACTTTTTACAGCAAGGTTCAACCTCAGCTGAATGAATCAgaagcgcaaaaaaaaaaaacagaagaaaaaaaaaacagaaacaaaattcaGAGCACTCTGGCGGGTGGTAACATGTTACCAATCAAAAACAAAGGTGTAGCAGGAATGGACCAATGGAAAAACAGGCAGCGCGTGATCAGTACGTGATCGCACGTTGATTGGCTGAAACGGGGTGCGTGGCTGTTGGGGGGCGTTCCAGAGGAGTCAGCGGTGTCAGAGTAAACCCGGTGAACTCGGTGCTCGAGAACTGGGGAAAGGTCGGCGCGGGGAACGAGCGGAATCGTGAGATACTCGCACGCGTCTGGATAGCTGCGCCAGTGGAGTTTGGCATGCGCAGACGAGCCACTGAATGAACAGACGAGTCCACAATGAAGTATCGCGAGCCAACAATTTTAAACAAAGAAGCGAAACCgtatagtatatattttacataaaatatgaaatatttttttatggataTACTCTATTGCTTCAAAGTGTTGTCATTAATCTTCACAAAGGGGAAACGGGGACACGGTGAGATGCTGCTTATGAAAGAAACAGCCTACaatggaaataataaataatagccgTACTAAAAATGAAACAACAATAATAGTACCAATAGGAATAATAATAtcgaaataatatatatacatattt is a window of Carassius auratus strain Wakin chromosome 45, ASM336829v1, whole genome shotgun sequence DNA encoding:
- the LOC113063130 gene encoding ribonucleoside-diphosphate reductase subunit M2, whose amino-acid sequence is MSSTRSPLKAKNENLVSAKLTNMSLVDKENTPPSLSSTRILASKTARKIFVDSEDQTKASKGAVEEEPLLKDNPHRFVIFPIQYHDIWQMYKKAEASFWTAEEVDLSKDLQHWDSLKDEERYFISHVLAFFAASDGIVNENLVERFTQEVQVTEARCFYGFQIAMENIHSEMYSLLIDTYIKDPKERDFLFNAIETMPCVKKKADWALNWIGDKNAQYGERVVAFAAVEGIFFSGSFASIFWLKKRGLMPGLTFSNELISRDEGLHCDFACLMFKHLVNKPSEETVKKIIVNAVAIEQEFLTDALPVKLIGMNCDLMKQYIEFVADRLLLELGFDKVYKVENPFDFMENISLEGKTNFFEKRVGEYQRMGVMSGSTDNTFRLDADF